In Carya illinoinensis cultivar Pawnee chromosome 16, C.illinoinensisPawnee_v1, whole genome shotgun sequence, a single window of DNA contains:
- the LOC122299793 gene encoding uncharacterized protein LOC122299793 yields MEVLEMMKNAANDSLHTLKIKIQTFIWPTDTSLYLPELPHHAVVVAFLSCVVFLSLGNMSTILNDDDNIHVWRSLHLCLFGFFYFFMHPWVQFFSQPLIGKPSYASFNKWYVSWLLIAAVDHSMGDSMRMNLSLFLTIFALSILCLLLFHTTFYGFRYTFSREVRKWPEIYWTMLQLSAVVSIACCIFLSKCKERPREPRTFTDQVCSYLIVPDVGSEINNHHYPKFFSGVLPKVSTDEMHALYSLWATFISLYIANCIAERLPASGEEYEKNKIILKPDFLDMVPWYSGTSVSLYKTVFNIVVSVNVFLGRFDMRILQAAMNGVGGVPKNRRKGQDDDGDFLYELHGEKKELWFDFMADTGDGGNSTYTVARLLAQPHIKLEDSGGRNHTLNRGELLLIGGDIAYPNPSKFTYENRLFRPFEYAMQSRSCAEQARMAVDKPKVPPEVSEPSKQGRKRSKKHPRKQVKPYEGPRCFLIPGNHDWFDGLHTFMGYICHRSWLGGWFMPQRKSYFALKLPKGWWLFGLDLALHGDIDVYQFEFFSKLARKRVGERDSVIVMTHQPDWLLDWYEGGDQHNYKHNISDLICNILKRKCRLRIAGDIHHYMRHERVNPGGGSDELVYPQHLLVNGCGGAFLHPTHVFRNFSKSHAVSYECKQAYPTFEKSRKLAWKNISHFRKQNWRFDFIGGILYFILVFSMFPRCELGTFMWSAFMYMVHRSYVSLGGSVLFLMAAIAFAPSERSWKTRIVIGFCHFSAHLVVALILLWVFELGVETFVQIGLLETSEYHSLYRSLESTLIQPTSNGNRTSLQQWTFGLYPTCIKYVMSAFDVPELIAVTRRNICDNGMESLSRVATIAYYVSVFLYFWVLSTPAVSLVFGCYLYICVNWFNLHYDEAFSSLRIANYKAFTRFHIQQNGDLEVFTLAVDKVPKDWQLDTQWEKESEELSYCRKFPSKWRAAAPDKDPLDTVHIIDHFVIQHS; encoded by the exons ATGGAAGTCCTTGAGATGATGAAAAATGCTGCGAATGATTCTCTACACACCTTGAAAATCAAGATCCAGACGTTTATATGGCCAACGGACACATCCCTTTACCTACCTGAGCTTCCACACCATGCAGTAGTCGTTGCATTTCTGAGTTGTGTCGTTTTTCTCTCGTTGGGCAATATGAGTACTATTCTTAACGACGACGACAACATACATGTGTGGCGCTCTCTACATCTCTGTTTGTTTGGATTCTTCTATTTCTTTATGCACCCTTGGGTTCAATTCTTTTCCCAGCCGTTGATAGGGAAACCGAGCTATGCAAGTTTCAATAAGTG GTATGTCTCCTGGCTTTTAATAGCAGCTGTTGATCATTCAATGGGAGACTCCATGAGAATGAATCTGTCTTTATTTTTGACAATTTTTGCCCTTTCTATTCTGTGTCTTCTTCTCTTCCACACTACTTTTTATGGCTTTCGCTACACTTTCTCACGCGAGGTTCGAAAGTGGCCTGAGATTTACTGGACGATGCTCCAACTTTCGGCT GTGGTTAGTATAGCCTGCTGCATTTTTCTGAGTAAATGTAAAGAAAGACCTCGTGAACCAAGAACCTTTACGGACCAAGTCTGCTCATATTTGATCGTGCCGGACGTTGGCTCTGAGATCAATAACCACCATTATCCCAAG TTTTTTAGCGGTGTGTTGCCCAAGGTTTCGACGGACGAAATGCATGCTCTGTACTCGTTATGGGCCACATTTATAAGCCTATACATTGCCAATTGTATAGCGGAGAGGTTACCAGC GTCAGGTGAAGAATatgagaagaataaaataatattgaaaccGGATTTTTTAGATATGGTTCCCTGGTATTCAGG AACATCAGTTAGTCTCTACAAAACAGTTTTCAACATCGTCGTATCAGTAAATGTCTTTCTAGGTCGTTTTGACATGCGTATATTGCAG GCTGCAATGAACGGGGTAGGAGGTGTGCCAAAGAATAGAAGGAAAGGTCAAGATGATGATGGAGATTTTTTGTATGAACTTCATGGTGAAAAGAAAGAACTATGGTTTGACTTCATGGCCGATACTGGTGATGGTGGAAACTCAACTTATACAGTGGCACGGCTACTTGCTCAGCCCCATATTAAGTTGGAAGATAGTGGAGGTCGTAATCATACCTTAAACCGTGGAGAATTGCTACTCATTGGAGGGGATATCGC GTATCCTAATCCATCAAAATTCACGTACGAAAATCGTCTCTTTCGCCCTTTTGAGTATGCCATGCAGTCACGATCGTGTGCTGAACAAGCACGTATGGCTGTGGACAAGCCTAAGGTGCCTCCCGAGGTGTCTGAACCATCGAAGCAGGGAAGAAAAAGATCCAAAAAGCACCCCCGAAAACAAGTGAAGCCATATGAAGGGCCTCGATGTTTTCTTATTCCGGGAAACCATG ATTGGTTTGATGGACTTCATACCTTTATGGGGTATATATGTCATAGGAGCTGGTTGGGCGGGTGGTTTATGCCACAAAGGAAGAGTTATTTTGCTTTGAAACTCCCTAAAGGATGGTGGCTGTTTGGTCTTGATCTTGCACTCCATGGTGATATCGATGTGTACCAatttgaatttttctcaaaactagCCAGAAAAAGG GTTGGCGAGAGAGACTCTGTGATTGTTATGACACACCAACCAGATTGGCTTCTTGATTGGTACGAGGGTGGTGATCAGCATAATTATAAGCACAATATTTCGGACCTAATATGCAATATTCTGAAGAGAAAGTGTAGGCTTCGGATTGCTGGGGACATACATCACTACATGCGGCACGAAAGGGTTAACCCTGGTGGTGGGTCAGATGAGCTGGTTTATCCACAACATCTACTTGTAAATGGTTGTGGTGGGGCATTCTTGCATCCTACCCATGTGTTTCGCAATTTCAGTAAATCACATGCAGTTTCCTACGAGTGCAAACAGGCTTATCCTACTTTTGAAAAGTCAAGAAAG CTTGCGTGGAAAAATATTTCGCACTTTCGGAAGCAGAACTGGCGATTTGATTTTATTGGGGGCATTCTATACTTTATATTGGTCTTCTCGATGTTCCCAAGG TGTGAGCTTGGTACGTTCATGTGGAGTGCTTTTATGTACATGGTGCATCGCTCTTATGTGTCTCTGGGTGGTTCAGTGCTATTTCTAATGGCTGCAATTGCATTTGCACCCTCGGAAAGGTCATGGAAGACAAGGATTGTGATTGGGTTTTGTCACTTCTCTGCCCACTTAGTCGTAGCTCTCATTCTTTTGTGGGTGTTCGAACTGGGTGTTGAGACTTTTGTCCAGATCGGATTATTGGAAACTTCAG aaTATCACTCTCTCTATCGATCACTAGAAAGTACCCTCATTCAACCTACCTCAAATGGCAATCGGACTAGTTTACAACAATGGACATTCGGCCTTTATCCTACCTGTatcaagtatgtcatgtctgcATTTGATGTGCCAGAG CTCATAGCTGTCACGAGGAGGAATATATGTGATAATGGAATGGAGTCTCTATCTCGAGTGGCTACCATTGCTTATTATGTTTCCGTATTCCTTTATTTCTGGGTCTTGTCCACCCCAGCGGTTTCCTTGGTGTTTGGATGCTACCTATACATCTGCGTGAACTGGTTTAACTTACACTATGACGAAGCCTTCTCCTCTCTTAGGATTGCTAACTACAAGGCTTTCACACGATTTCACATCCAACAAAATGGCGACCTTGAAGTTTTCACCCTTGCAGTTGATAAG gtaccaaaggactggcAGCTGGATACTCAATGGGAAAAGGAATCAGAGGAGTTGAGCTACTGCAGAAAATTTCCTAGCAAATGGAGGGCAGCTGCTCCGGATAAGGACCCCTTAGACACTGTACATATTATTGATCACTTCGTCATTCAACATTCCTAA
- the LOC122298788 gene encoding uncharacterized protein LOC122298788: MNALLENIEDTGEAGPSGLPVESLGINLEEDGKAVVSVVGDTHVSENVGDVQGMLGTVGSNVKGWTGSIDMMLSRQEQVETDNISGKKLNGGSAEIENVEINLIGLERSTLEVSNETSDQPVRNSNFDDVVIEDWNEEEEADNGLGLKSSRRRLCKLVRKLHLNFLMLAESFADDQRMVALKQLLRFDCCFSNLCVGGKLWLLWKEDLQISVVSYSAQHVTISMCMDNRNFVVSVVYAKCNHVERRELWRVLQLDAVQDAPWLCLGDFNTIRGEEEHCGGRPRLSAAIDEFNEFIDNYGFIEMKTVGSKFSWCNGQRGLARSWSKLDRCLMNVVAADVFPNACCKYMARSTSDHTPLSFVFKNLGTRYGPSSFKFQQMWVSHSNFLNVVKENWSASVDTMGLIGLATKLKKLKIVLKDWNRHIFVHTDTNIQALENKIEQLETQLQVGFSEDVERDLLGAKEDLEMWMQREETRLSQHVKLRWMEKGEASAQFFKTFASLKKPIVQEMRCPDGTCLDSPEAIHLGAVDYFNLFLQARAHRELPDLSYLVQNSILEEENDNLLQLPSIQEVKEAMFSIPVDSSPGPDGFGSGFYRACWDIVEDDVVAAVRDFFIGNSMPRFYSASYIALIPKMQKPTGFDKFRPISLCSVVYKVFSKILVRKLSPIMNKIISPEQGAFLPGRRIFENISLAQEMIHMLNKKVRGGNTVIKIDMAKAYNSIDWDFLIHVMALFGFSERFCSLIRTCISTPWFSVVMNGSAKGFFSSGHGLLQGDPLSPYLFILVEEVLSRLLKHKFTNGNIVPFSHPRGTPLVSHLLYANDIVLFVNGGRSSLQEVRDIFATYEEWSGQMVSKEKSCIFFSKHATVGRKRSSLMLTSFSEGFFPVKYLGVPLMVGRMKLSYFDDFLCCIRQKLEGWQNRFLPSGTRLLLLRHVLASMPIHLLSVLHAHKAVMTTLNPIMSNFFWGSWNGKQKRKWVAWEKICSPIREGGLGLRKLKEVQDSLFMKLAWNLLTGDSLWANFFKQKYVKNQHVTLADQRKGTLFWKQIVGMVPKVLGNSWWRVRNGDVSFWRDPWLKSGALFNSCEIIEYPLLRVRECRLQLGWDVDLLYHLVGEAKMEEILNCLGEQKEGGDLLIWKPNLNGVFSSKSAWDCVRVRALKSEWASWIWHSALPKKYSVTIWKAFNSSLSVDSRISSLGIPLVSKCECCTQGCVEDQDHVLATGKIAGAIWRCASLQLGIPYDPQRSWRATVEVWFRRAAHSTQNGTLIALIPIIVTWSLWVWRCKARMEGKRVAVSSLWSSIKAAIAWVGVRLRASRKMNDGDEKVLNFFSNPLKPVKRKEIHFVQWVKSAVGWFKLNVDGSSLGNPGRMDAGGNIRDEKGNLTWAFAKDLGHGSNNEAELIALFYGLQYCKDLFIRRVEIELDSLLVVHWLEKGRCGNAGADFLARIASDQKNGTWNSYNEVPHLLKGILKVDKLGIPAIRL; this comes from the exons ATGAATGCTTTGTTGGAAAATATTGAGGATACAGGGGAGGCTGGGCCAAGTGGTTTGCCGGTGGAGAGTCTTGGTattaatttggaggaagatGGCAAAGCAGTGGTATCAGTTG TAGGGGATACTCACGTGTCTGAGAATGTAGGGGATGTTCAGGGGATGTTAGGGACTGTTGGGAGTAATGTCAAGGGGTGGACTGGCAGTATAGATATGATGCTGTCTAGGCAAGAACAGGTGGAAACTGATAATATTtcaggaaaaaaattgaatggtGGTTCTGCggaaattgaaaatgttgagaTTAATCTAATTGGGTTGGAAAGGTCTACGCTTGAGGTTAGTAACGAAACTAGTGACCAACCCGTGAGGAATTCAAACTTTGATGATGTGGTGATTGAGGATTGGAATGAAGAGGAGGAAGCGGATAATGGGCTA GGCCTCAAATCGTCTCGGAGGAGGTTGTGTAAATTGGTAAGGAAgttgcatttgaattttcttaTGTTAGCTGAGTCTTTTGCTGATGATCAAAGAATGGTTGCATTGAAACAATTGTTGAGATTTGATTGCTGTTTTTCTAATTTATGCGTTGGTGGTAAACTCTGGTTATTATGGAAAGAAGATTTGCAAATATCGGTTGTTAGTTATAGTGCCCAGCATGTGACTATCTCTATGTGTATGGATAACCGGAATTTTGTTGTTTCTGTGGTGTATGCCAAGTGTAATCATGTAGAAAGAAGAGAACTCTGGAGAGTGCTACAATTAGACGCGGTCCAAGATGCACCTTGGTTATGCCTaggtgattttaatactattcgAGGGGAGGAGGAACATTGTGGTGGTAGACCAAGACTGAGCGCTGCCATTGATGAGTTTAATGAGTTTATTGATAATTATGGTTTCATTGAAATGAAAACTGTTGGAAGTAAATtctcttggtgtaatggtcagAGGGGTTTAGCTCGGAGTTGGTCGAAATTAGACAGATGCTTAATGAATGTTGTGGCTGCGGATGTTTTTCCTAATGCTTGTTGTAAATATATGGCTCGCTCAACTTCTGATCATACACCtttgtcttttgtttttaagaatttGGGTACTCGTTATGGACCTtcctcctttaaatttcagcaaatgtgggtgTCTCATAGCAATTTTTTGAATGTGGTTAAGGAAAATTGGTCTGCATCGGTTGATACTATGGGGCTTATCGGTCTTGCTACAAAGTTGAAGAAGTTGAAAATAGTTTTGAAGGATTGGAATCGACATATCTTTGTGCATACTGATACAAATATCCAAgctttggaaaataaaattgaacaGCTAGAAACTCAACTTCAGGTGGGTTTTTCAGAAGATGTAGAGCGGGATCTACTGGGGGCCAAGGAAGATCTTGAGATGTGGATGCAAAGAGAAGAAACTAGGCTCTCACAACATGTGAAGCTTAGGTGGATGGAAAAAGGTGAGGCTTCAGCTcagttttttaaaacttttgctTCTTTAAAAAAGCCCATAGTGCAGGAAATGAGGTGTCCTGATGGGACGTGTTTGGATTCCCCAGAAGCTATTCATTTAGGGGCTGTGGAttatttcaatttgtttctaCAGGCTCGGGCTCATAGAGAGCTTCCtgatttatcatatttggtacAAAATTCCATTCTTGAGGAGGAAAATGATAACCTCCTTCAGCTCCCCTCGATCCAAGAGGTTAAAGAGGCTATGTTTTCCATTCCGGTTGACAGTAGTCCGGGCCCCGATGGCTTTGGTTCTGGTTTCTATAGAGCATGCTGGGATATTGTTGAAGATGATGTAGTGGCAGCGGTTCGGGATTTCTTCATTGGCAATTCAATGCCGAGATTCTATTCAGCGTCTTATATTGCTCTCATTCCAAAAATGCAAAAGCCTACTGGTTTTGATAAGTTCCGCCCTATCAGTTTATGTTCAGTGGTGTACAAAGTGTTTTCCAAAATCCTGGTTCGCAAATTATCCcctattatgaataaaattatctCTCCGGAACAAGGTGCTTTTCTTCCTGGGAGAcgtatctttgaaaatatttctttggCTCAAGAAATGATACACATGCTTAATAAGAAGGTTAGAGGAGGTAATACTGTTATTAAAATAGACATGGCCAAGGCTTACAACAGTATAGATTGGGATTTCTTAATTCATGTTATGGCTTTGTTCGGGTTTTCTGAGCGGTTCTGTAGCTTGATCAGAACTTGTATTTCAACTCCTTGGTTCTCGGTGGTTATGAATGGTTCGGCTAAAGGTTTTTTCTCTAGTGGGCATGGATTGCTTCAAGGTGATCCTCTTTCACCTTATTTGTTTATTCTCGTTGAGGAAGTACTTTCCAGACTTTTAAAGCACAAGTTTACTAATGGGAATATTGTCCCGTTCTCGCATCCCCGAGGTACGCCTcttgtttctcatcttttatATGCTAATGATATTGTGTTATTTGTAAATGGTGGAAGATCTTCTCTTCAAGAAGTCAGGGATATTTTTGCGACATACGAAGAATGGTCTGGTCAAATGGTGAGCAAGGAAAaatcttgtatctttttctcTAAACATGCGACTGTTGGTCGGAAAAGGAGTTCTTTAATGTTGACATCTTTCTCTGAAGGGTTTTTCCCGGTAAAGTATTTGGGTGTTCCTCTAATGGTAGGTCGGATGAAACTCTCGTATTTTGATGATTTCTTGTGCTGCATTAGACAGAAATTGGAAGGATGGCAGAATCGGTTTTTACCCTCGGGAACTCGCCTTCTTTTATTAAGACATGTTCTTGCTAGTATGccaattcatttattatctgtttTGCATGCTCATAAGGCTGTCATGACAACCTTAAATCCTATTATGAGTAATTTCTTCTGGGGTTCCTGGAATGGAAAGCAAAAGCGTAAGTGGGTGGCTTGGGAAAAGATTTGTTCTCCGATTCGAGAAGGGGGTTTGGGTCTTCGGAAATTAAAGGAAGTTCAAGACTCTTTGTTTATGAAGCTTGCTTGGAATTTGTTAACAGGTGACTCGTTATGGGCTaattttttcaagcaaaagtatgtaAAGAATCAGCATGTGACGTTGGCAGACCAACGGAAAGGAACTTTATTTTGGAAGCAAATTGTGGGTATGGTCCCAAAGGTCTTGGGCAATTCTTGGTGGCGAGTTCGGAATGGTGATGTGTCCTTTTGGAGAGATCCTTGGCTAAAATCGGGAGCTCTTTTCAATTCTTGTGAGATAATTGAATATCCCCTGCTAAGAGTAAGGGAATGTAGGCTTCAACTTGGATGGGATGTGGATTTGTTATATCATTTGGTGGGGGAAGccaaaatggaagaaattctAAATTGCCTAGGGGAACAAAAAGAGGGTGGGGATTTATTGATTTGGAAGCCAAATCTGAATGGGGTTTTTTCATCGAAATCGGCTTGGGATTGTGTTCGTGTTCGTGCACTGAAATCTGAATGGGCTTCTTGGATTTGGCACTCAGCGcttccaaaaaaatattcaGTTACTATTTGGAAGGCTTTTAATTCTAGCCTTTCTGTTGATAGTAGAATTAGCTCTTTGGGCATCCCTTTGGTTTCTAAGTGTGAATGTTGTACACAGGGGTGTGTGGAAGATCAGGATCATGTCCTCGCAACTGGGAAGATTGCTGGCGCTATATGGAGGTGTGCCTCTCTACAGCTGGGGATTCCATATGACCCTCAGAGATCATGGAGAGCAACTGTGGAAGTATGGTTTCGGCGTGCAGCTCATTCGACTCAAAATGGTACTTTGATTGCTCTTATTCCTATTATTGTGACTTGGTCTCTTTGGGTGTGGAGATGTAAAGCACGTATGGAAGGTAAACGAGTTGCTGTGAGTTCTCTCTGGAGCTCCATTAAGGCAGCAATTGCATGGGTGGGAGTTCGCCTACGTGCTAGTAGAAAGATGAATGATGGAGATGAAAaagtgttaaattttttttctaatccttTGAAACCTGTGAAGAGAAAGGAAATTCATTTTGTGCAATGGGTGAAATCGGCCGTGGGTTGGTTcaaattaaatgtggatgggaGTTCTTTGGGAAATCCAGGTCGAATGGATGCAGGGGGTAATATTCGAGATGAGAAGGGGAATCTTACTTGGGCTTTCGCAAAAGATCTGGGTCATGGCTCTAATAATGAAGCTGAGCTTATTGCTCTTTTTTATGGTCTCCAATACTGTAAGGACCTATTCATTCGAAGAGTGGAGATTGAACTAGATTCGTTGCTGGTGGTTCATTGGTTAGAAAAAGGGAGGTGTG GCAATGCAGGAGCTGATTTTTTGGCTCGTATAGCGTCGGATCAGAAGAATGGTACGTGGAATTCGTATAATGAAGTGCCTCATTTGCTCAAAGGGATACTGAAAGTTGATAAACTTGGCATCCCAGCGATTCGTTTATAG